The genomic region GGGTCATAGAATACTTCATTATTCTGACCATCTTTTAATGATATGCCACCTAAAAACTTTACATTTCTTTGATTAGTTCCATCTGTTAATTGTAATCTATTATCCTCATCCTGATATTTTGGGATTAATTCTCCTTTGGTATCTGTCATATATATGCCATCTAATCCCCATTCTGCCTTGTCATCCGAACCAGCTTGATATGTTTCAATTGATAATGCATTTGCCTGACCAACTGGTAATAAAGCTACAGATTCAGAAACACCGGAATCTAAGATTAAGTTTTTTAATGTTATTTCATTTCCAGCCCCATCGTCCAATGTAACTCCTTGGGCAAATAATCTATTTAAATCATAAAAAGTTCCATCTGTTGTAATTGTTCCAGTATAAGTTGTTCCTGCACTGTCAGAAACCTGTACTGTCACCTTATTTGGATTTGTAGCATCCCTATAAATTAAGATATCTGGTCTATCAGATGAATCTATAGTACCATTTCCATCATCATCGTCTTGAGATAATAATGTCACTGGAGCGCCATTACTATCTGAAACAGAGATATCTCCATATGCTCTTAATGGCCAATCAATTCCATTTTTACCAAGATCAATTCTAGATCCTGCAGGAAATGATGAATTAAAATCATTTGTTGCATTAGCCCTAACAACGTGTCCAGGATAATTAGACCATCGTAATACATTACCTACTTCATCTAACTCAACTTCACCATAATTACTTCCTCCAAGCAATTCATAATTTTTATCAGGATCAACTGTTTGAGCATGCCATCTATACACTATTCTATCTTTATATTGTTCTGACATTATTCTCTCAAAAGTAAATTTTACAGGAACAACGTCCCCTGATGAAGATTTTATTGTCATTGTTGTCTCTTTTATTCCAACGTCAGAATTTAAATTGTCAGCTAAATTTAAAAATGTTGTTTCTCTTGCTTCCATAACTAAATTCGGAGAAATTGTAATATCTTGTATTGGTTCATTTGAATCTATATATCTTTTTCCAGTATCTGTTACTTTGGCGTTCCATCCCTGCAATTTCATTCCACTGGACGGATTAACAAAATGCCCTTCAGAATCCAGAGTAAAATTTCCTGCTCTTGAAAAATATTTTGAAAGTCCATCGGATAAAACAAAAAAACCTTCTCCTTTTATTGCCATATCTGTTTTATTTCCGGTATTTTGCAATGAACCTTGAGTCATTATTTTATCTATCGAAGCTATTTTTGAACCAAGACCGACTTGAGCAGCATTTATTCCACCAAATTGGCCACTTGCTCCTCTGGATTCAGCCAAAGTTTGAGATAGTGTATTTTGAAATGTAACTCTAGATGTTTTATATCCAACGGTATTTACATTTGAAATGTTATTACCTATTACGTCTAATTGAGTTTGGAAATTTTTTAACCCACTTTGACCACTGAACATTGCTCTTAACATATAAATCTCCTCCTAATATATTATTTTTATATTTCTGATATTTCAATAATATTATCTGTACTATATTTATGACCATTTACAAGAACATAGAATTTATTATCTTCAAATTGAACAGCATCTACTTTGCCCCCATCTAAACCACCTATTTTTTCCTTTTTCCCATTTTTATATGTATAAACTTCATATTTATATTCGCCATCAGGTAAACCTACACCATTTGTTCCTCTTCCATCCCAATTAAATGTTTTCATTCCTTCTTCTTGTATCCCCAAATCTTTTGTATAAACCAGATTATCTTTATTATCATAAATATCTACATATACTTTAGTTGGTTTTTCAAGATTATAAATAATAGCATCAGAAAATCCACCTGTTAAATTAATTTTATTGTTCTCTACAACTACATTCTTACCAATTAGATTAGACGTCTGAACTTTAAATAAACTCATTTGAGATGAAACCATTTGCTGAAAGGATTTACTCATATTCATAATTTGTTCTGTTGAAGATAATTGAGACATTTGAGCTATAAACTCTTTATCATCCATAGTATTCGTAGGATCCTGATATTTTAGTTGTGTCATTAAAATTTTTAAAAAAGCATCCTTGTCTAAGTCTTTTTTAGGCTCATTATCCTTTTTTTGTAGTGGATTTATAAAATTTTTTGTATTATTTATTCCGTTAATCATATTCTTCACCTCTTAAAAGTTCCCAAAATTGATTTCTCCTATTTTTTCTTTTTTCTTTTTCCTTTGATGTTTCTTCTCTTGAATATTCAGATTCATCCTCTGAATTCTTTTCATCTTCATAG from Marinitoga aeolica harbors:
- a CDS encoding flagellar hook-basal body complex protein, yielding MLRAMFSGQSGLKNFQTQLDVIGNNISNVNTVGYKTSRVTFQNTLSQTLAESRGASGQFGGINAAQVGLGSKIASIDKIMTQGSLQNTGNKTDMAIKGEGFFVLSDGLSKYFSRAGNFTLDSEGHFVNPSSGMKLQGWNAKVTDTGKRYIDSNEPIQDITISPNLVMEARETTFLNLADNLNSDVGIKETTMTIKSSSGDVVPVKFTFERIMSEQYKDRIVYRWHAQTVDPDKNYELLGGSNYGEVELDEVGNVLRWSNYPGHVVRANATNDFNSSFPAGSRIDLGKNGIDWPLRAYGDISVSDSNGAPVTLLSQDDDDGNGTIDSSDRPDILIYRDATNPNKVTVQVSDSAGTTYTGTITTDGTFYDLNRLFAQGVTLDDGAGNEITLKNLILDSGVSESVALLPVGQANALSIETYQAGSDDKAEWGLDGIYMTDTKGELIPKYQDEDNRLQLTDGTNQRNVKFLGGISLKDGQNNEVFYDPRDISFSVDATGNVTITLKVKESGTLKTVTFSDADGDSASADTVEEFNSKMESGWKSADGKYTISGLSVIEANATDTFVSTTTNTSGESSEAGTVRYVAAKKIIQTPVSGELRLIDTENSQNYKIAKYENPNVVISTKVYDSLGNDYDINIKYSKISDNTWYWKAETVDGQPLYKITEDGTTTSAPAEGVVAFDGKGQYLTSRWRLDSVGYVDYDTSDSDNGSIGFWFDPASTGEAPNERVAPSSVAAAGPVKVNLNMYDLTQFAAPNSVNIADQDGNAKGVLQNFTINDLGEVLGMFSNGKSDLIAQVAVAKFTNPGGLVDMGNSLFTQSENSGLAKIGSFGEEGAGTLVSGALEMSNVDLSEEFTKMITAQRGFQASARVITTSDQILTELVNLKR
- a CDS encoding flagellar hook assembly protein FlgD → MINGINNTKNFINPLQKKDNEPKKDLDKDAFLKILMTQLKYQDPTNTMDDKEFIAQMSQLSSTEQIMNMSKSFQQMVSSQMSLFKVQTSNLIGKNVVVENNKINLTGGFSDAIIYNLEKPTKVYVDIYDNKDNLVYTKDLGIQEEGMKTFNWDGRGTNGVGLPDGEYKYEVYTYKNGKKEKIGGLDGGKVDAVQFEDNKFYVLVNGHKYSTDNIIEISEI